The following coding sequences are from one Mycobacterium bourgelatii window:
- a CDS encoding pyridoxamine 5'-phosphate oxidase family protein translates to MSVDDPVTVLSEDESWSLLSTVSLGRLVTIRGGRAEIFPINFAIQRRTLVFRTAQGTKLYSAVMGEGVAFEADDHTATEGWSVIIQGRAHLLTSNADVLDAEETELQPWPATWKPHYVRVIPMEISGRRFKFGPQPAGPLALSEHA, encoded by the coding sequence ATGTCCGTGGACGATCCGGTCACCGTGCTGAGTGAAGACGAGAGCTGGAGCCTGTTATCCACCGTGTCGTTAGGCCGATTGGTCACGATCAGGGGTGGGCGGGCCGAAATTTTCCCGATCAACTTCGCCATCCAACGTCGGACTCTGGTCTTCCGCACTGCCCAGGGCACCAAGCTGTACAGCGCCGTGATGGGCGAGGGGGTCGCTTTCGAGGCCGACGACCACACAGCCACCGAAGGGTGGAGCGTGATCATCCAGGGCAGGGCGCATCTGCTTACGTCCAACGCAGACGTCCTAGACGCCGAGGAAACGGAGCTGCAGCCGTGGCCCGCCACGTGGAAGCCTCACTACGTACGCGTGATCCCCATGGAGATCAGCGGGCGGCGGTTCAAGTTCGGGCCACAGCCAGCGGGTCCGCTGGCGCTTTCCGAGCACGCCTAG
- a CDS encoding adenine-specific methyltransferase EcoRI family protein — MSGPVRNQALGRAQHLREDEFYTQLSDIERELRHYRHHFRDKVVYCNCDDPRVSNFFHYFSYNFERLGLKKLITTCYKNQNMDLFSRNDSEQAIYLEYTGDRNGNSVPDPNEIGVHALKEDGDFRSSECVELLKQADIVVTNPPFSLFREYVDQMMKHNKKFLIIGNQNAVAYMETFELLKNNKIWLGYYSGDMKFRVPDYYEPRDTRFWIDETGQKWRSIGTGCWFTNLDISKRHEDLILYKTYSPDEYPRYANYDAIEVGRIQDIPNDYEGEMGVPITFFYKYNPDQFEIIGSSKTLARPMSQIGQPGSYQQGGPRFYLPEPGGTYRRLYDRIVIRRKRG, encoded by the coding sequence ATGTCCGGTCCAGTGAGAAACCAAGCCCTGGGGCGTGCCCAGCACTTGCGTGAAGACGAGTTCTACACGCAATTATCCGACATTGAACGGGAACTCAGGCACTATCGGCATCACTTCCGCGACAAAGTCGTGTATTGCAACTGTGACGACCCCCGCGTGTCCAATTTCTTTCACTACTTCTCGTACAACTTCGAACGTCTCGGCCTAAAGAAGCTCATCACTACTTGCTACAAGAACCAGAACATGGACCTGTTCAGCCGTAACGACTCAGAGCAAGCGATTTACCTGGAATATACCGGCGACCGGAACGGTAACAGCGTTCCAGACCCTAACGAGATCGGCGTTCACGCCTTGAAAGAGGACGGCGATTTTCGAAGCTCCGAGTGCGTCGAGTTACTGAAACAGGCTGACATCGTTGTGACGAATCCGCCATTCTCGTTGTTCCGAGAATACGTAGACCAGATGATGAAGCATAACAAAAAGTTTTTGATCATCGGCAATCAGAACGCTGTGGCATATATGGAGACGTTCGAGCTACTAAAAAACAACAAGATTTGGTTGGGTTATTACTCCGGCGATATGAAATTCCGAGTACCGGATTACTATGAACCGCGGGACACACGGTTTTGGATTGACGAAACCGGGCAGAAATGGCGAAGCATCGGCACCGGATGCTGGTTCACCAACCTCGATATTTCGAAACGGCACGAAGACCTGATCCTATACAAGACCTATAGCCCCGATGAGTACCCCCGATACGCGAATTATGACGCTATCGAAGTTGGCAGGATACAGGACATTCCCAATGACTATGAAGGTGAGATGGGCGTGCCAATAACCTTTTTCTACAAGTACAACCCTGATCAATTCGAAATCATCGGGTCTAGCAAGACGCTGGCTCGACCCATGTCGCAGATCGGACAACCAGGCAGCTACCAACAAGGTGGCCCGCGGTTCTATTTGCCCGAGCCGGGCGGCACCTACCGAAGACTGTATGACCGAATCGTGATCCGGCGGAAGCGCGGCTGA
- a CDS encoding terminase large subunit domain-containing protein produces the protein MTDLIAGPIAVLTAVRSLRAVRAQRRPASPAELARRLDPKFVVTPTIRLLSDLAVRSVAEPDQRDIVTTPPRTGKSRLLAIWTIVWALMRDPDMQIMVVSYSDELAQEHSREARRIINEHADFLGIRLSPDKTAVGRWRVDGHAGGLLATGINSGATGFGASGLMIIDDPVKDAAEADSAAHRRRVVNEYRSTLATRLHPGASVLLVMTRWHERDLAGELLDSEPDVWTHTNIPAVAESGIPDALGRAPGVAMTSALGFTAEHYAAARRTSGERAWFALYEGVPSAPEGGLIKREWLDNWRLPAAPSAPSMTVVGVDPSDSGSGDACGIVAASLTRDGVVAVIADVSAPMTSDQWARAAVELAVDVGASEIAVESFAARETYQRVVGDALRRYKLDRPIKVTAWPPKGSGRGGGDAIARSSALLQALETGTVRIAGHLPALEQAAVSWQQHQHQPDALAALVVAHDVLAHSIGQQWHIVSPLDIERRARAGTVTSLPPAWMTRRISG, from the coding sequence ATGACCGATCTGATTGCCGGCCCCATCGCCGTGTTGACCGCCGTCCGCTCGCTGCGGGCGGTGCGGGCGCAGCGCCGACCGGCCTCGCCCGCCGAGCTGGCGCGTCGGCTCGATCCGAAGTTCGTTGTGACGCCGACGATCCGGCTGCTGAGCGATCTTGCGGTGCGCTCGGTCGCCGAGCCGGATCAGCGCGACATCGTGACGACGCCGCCGCGCACCGGCAAGTCGCGGCTGCTGGCGATCTGGACGATCGTGTGGGCGCTGATGCGCGACCCCGACATGCAGATCATGGTCGTCAGCTACAGCGACGAGCTGGCGCAGGAACACAGTCGCGAGGCGCGTCGGATCATCAACGAGCACGCCGATTTCCTCGGCATCCGGCTCTCACCCGACAAGACGGCGGTGGGCCGCTGGCGGGTGGACGGGCACGCGGGCGGGCTGCTGGCGACCGGCATCAACAGCGGGGCGACCGGCTTCGGTGCCAGCGGACTGATGATCATTGACGACCCGGTGAAGGACGCCGCCGAGGCCGACAGCGCCGCGCACCGTCGCCGGGTGGTCAACGAGTACCGCTCGACGCTGGCGACCCGACTGCATCCCGGCGCGTCGGTGCTGCTGGTGATGACCCGCTGGCACGAACGCGACCTCGCCGGTGAACTGCTCGACAGCGAGCCGGATGTCTGGACGCACACCAACATTCCGGCAGTCGCCGAGTCAGGGATACCTGATGCGCTGGGCCGCGCACCTGGCGTCGCGATGACCTCGGCGCTGGGCTTCACCGCTGAGCACTACGCCGCTGCTCGCCGCACCTCGGGTGAGCGGGCGTGGTTCGCGCTCTACGAGGGTGTGCCGTCAGCGCCCGAAGGCGGGCTGATCAAACGTGAGTGGCTCGACAACTGGCGGCTACCGGCAGCGCCGAGTGCGCCGAGCATGACCGTCGTGGGCGTCGACCCGAGCGACAGCGGCAGCGGTGACGCCTGCGGCATCGTGGCAGCGTCGCTGACCCGCGACGGCGTGGTGGCGGTGATCGCCGACGTCAGTGCGCCGATGACGAGCGACCAGTGGGCGCGGGCGGCGGTCGAGCTGGCGGTCGACGTCGGGGCGTCTGAGATCGCTGTCGAGAGTTTCGCCGCCCGCGAGACGTATCAGCGGGTCGTCGGCGATGCGCTGCGCCGCTACAAGCTCGACCGCCCGATCAAGGTGACCGCGTGGCCCCCGAAGGGCAGCGGGCGCGGCGGCGGCGACGCGATCGCCCGCAGCTCGGCGCTGCTGCAAGCCCTTGAGACGGGCACGGTGCGGATCGCCGGTCATCTGCCCGCCCTTGAGCAGGCCGCGGTGAGCTGGCAGCAGCATCAGCACCAGCCCGACGCGCTCGCCGCGCTGGTGGTCGCTCACGACGTGCTCGCGCACTCGATCGGGCAGCAGTGGCACATCGTCTCGCCGCTCGACATCGAGCGCCGCGCTCGTGCTGGCACCGTCACGTCACTACCACCGGCGTGGATGACCCGCCGGATCAGCGGATAG
- a CDS encoding M50 family metallopeptidase, with protein sequence MTLRLTDLTARERQHLETCIHEAGHAVAATLLGGRILTAAVTNSRVWGVSGKTVHDDVPDGSWASTVYAGPWAQARWRAGKRPTQREVYRVLATAAQHDDRALLASGGASAVDQRLTGLLTRCWPGVVRVAQKLHRDGEATDADVLAALGITDGGGPGSVQLANLRAGLRGVPPVERRKRTPAA encoded by the coding sequence ATGACGCTGCGCCTGACCGACCTGACCGCACGCGAGCGGCAGCACCTTGAGACGTGCATCCACGAAGCCGGGCACGCCGTGGCCGCGACGCTGCTCGGCGGTCGCATTCTCACCGCTGCCGTTACGAACAGCCGGGTATGGGGCGTGAGCGGCAAGACCGTCCACGACGACGTGCCCGACGGCAGTTGGGCATCGACCGTCTACGCCGGGCCGTGGGCGCAGGCGCGGTGGCGTGCCGGGAAGCGACCGACGCAGCGCGAGGTGTACCGCGTGCTCGCCACAGCAGCCCAGCACGACGACCGCGCACTGCTCGCCAGCGGTGGCGCATCGGCAGTCGATCAGCGGCTGACCGGCCTGCTGACGCGCTGCTGGCCCGGTGTTGTGCGCGTGGCGCAGAAACTGCACCGCGACGGCGAGGCGACCGACGCCGACGTGCTGGCCGCGCTGGGCATCACCGACGGCGGCGGGCCGGGCAGCGTGCAACTCGCCAACCTGCGGGCCGGGCTGCGCGGCGTGCCGCCCGTCGAGCGCCGAAAGCGCACGCCCGCGGCCTGA
- a CDS encoding SDR family oxidoreductase, with product MSRYDGKSVVITGGSSGLGLAAAQYLADNGARVLVTGRNQDTLDDAARRLGDNGIAVRSDTSSLADIEALADRVQDEFGTADALVANAGIGSYEPFFDVTEQTFDDVFAINTKGPFFTVQKLAPLLSDGAGVVLTTSIANQTGWDALSVYSASKAALRSMARTLSRELLPRGIRVNALSPGSIDTGKLDKEVPDKAAALRAEFEESSPMKRWGHPAEFAPAVAFLAFDATYVAGIELVVDGGESQL from the coding sequence ATGAGTAGATACGACGGCAAGAGCGTGGTCATCACCGGCGGGAGCAGCGGGCTCGGGCTGGCGGCCGCGCAATATCTGGCGGACAACGGTGCCCGGGTTCTGGTCACCGGGCGCAACCAGGACACTCTCGACGACGCCGCCCGACGCCTCGGCGACAACGGCATCGCCGTGCGCAGCGACACCAGTTCGCTCGCGGACATCGAGGCGCTGGCCGACCGGGTACAGGACGAGTTCGGTACCGCGGACGCGTTGGTGGCCAATGCGGGCATCGGTAGTTATGAGCCGTTCTTCGACGTCACCGAGCAGACTTTCGACGACGTGTTCGCGATCAATACCAAAGGGCCGTTTTTCACGGTTCAGAAACTGGCACCGCTACTGTCCGACGGCGCCGGCGTGGTGCTGACGACCTCGATCGCCAACCAGACGGGCTGGGACGCTCTCAGCGTGTATTCGGCCAGCAAGGCCGCGCTGCGCTCGATGGCGCGGACGCTGAGCCGGGAACTGTTGCCGCGGGGTATCCGGGTCAACGCCCTGAGCCCGGGCTCGATCGACACGGGGAAGTTGGACAAGGAGGTTCCGGACAAGGCCGCCGCACTCAGGGCGGAATTCGAGGAGAGCAGCCCGATGAAGCGGTGGGGCCATCCCGCCGAATTCGCCCCCGCGGTGGCCTTTTTAGCGTTCGACGCGACGTATGTCGCCGGCATCGAACTCGTCGTCGACGGTGGGGAGTCCCAGCTGTGA
- a CDS encoding LysR family transcriptional regulator: MNDSGADLELRLVRYFTVLAEHLNFSRAAAELHLAQPALSRQIRRLEHSLGVSLLDRTPQGALLTEAGKAFLPEAHALLQAARRATLTARAYTPTGRIVIGYVEDLVITPVLRELRRRHPEADIGTRHLDCDEEGLFTGGQVDVLVARAPLFIPTDGVRTTVLYEEPRMLVMHAEHPLAGRESVWLEDFAPGESVICSHGGTRALFPAGSYRPSEPGPVSAGPLIESFEDRLELVAAGQAVAVLPAGDRRSSVRPELTTVPLSGFPASTVVVATRIGEANPLVTEFVAVAGEQLTG, encoded by the coding sequence GTGAATGATTCCGGGGCAGACCTGGAGTTGCGTCTGGTGCGATATTTCACGGTGCTTGCCGAGCATCTGAACTTCAGCCGGGCGGCTGCGGAGTTACATCTGGCGCAGCCGGCGCTGAGCCGGCAGATCCGGCGTCTGGAACACAGTCTCGGCGTCTCCTTGCTGGACCGCACCCCGCAGGGGGCGCTGCTCACCGAGGCCGGTAAGGCATTTCTCCCCGAAGCGCACGCGCTGCTGCAGGCCGCGCGTCGGGCCACACTCACCGCCCGCGCGTACACGCCCACCGGCCGCATCGTCATCGGATACGTCGAGGACCTCGTCATCACACCCGTTCTCCGGGAATTGCGCCGCCGCCACCCCGAGGCCGACATCGGCACCCGTCATCTCGACTGCGATGAGGAGGGTCTCTTCACCGGTGGGCAGGTCGACGTTCTGGTGGCCAGGGCACCGCTGTTCATCCCGACCGACGGGGTGCGAACCACGGTGCTCTACGAAGAGCCACGCATGTTGGTGATGCACGCAGAACACCCATTGGCCGGCCGGGAGTCCGTGTGGCTGGAGGACTTCGCGCCCGGCGAATCGGTCATCTGCTCACACGGTGGTACCCGGGCTCTCTTCCCGGCGGGGTCCTATCGACCGAGCGAACCCGGCCCGGTGTCGGCCGGACCGCTCATCGAAAGTTTCGAGGACAGGCTGGAGCTCGTCGCGGCCGGACAGGCGGTCGCGGTCCTTCCCGCCGGCGACCGGCGCAGTTCGGTGCGCCCCGAGTTGACCACCGTGCCGCTGAGCGGGTTCCCAGCCAGCACCGTCGTCGTCGCCACCCGGATCGGGGAGGCGAACCCGCTGGTTACCGAGTTCGTCGCCGTGGCGGGTGAGCAACTGACCGGGTGA
- a CDS encoding hydroxysqualene dehydroxylase has protein sequence MPSDRHRHPMARRSFLVGTATAATAAALTALPRPSARAAPGKSVAIFGAGIAGLTAAHELVDRGFSVTVYERKALGGKARSIPVPNSGATPLPAEHGFRFFPGFYRNVTDTMRRIPFPGNARGTWDNLTRATSYLHSGLGRADLTIPLPFPLPTVPNPITPKAFIESVTTVFQTLFRLPPFEAVYAAQKLAVYVTSSTERKLGQWENMTWEDYIGAGHKSPEYNRYLADGIIRNLAASKSRDASAHSIGLVGEASVWSILMFGNDTDGKGFDRVLNGPTSSQWLDPWVDHLRNQGVTFFIGQALSRLSPNGHHIESATVTDAFGIPHQVQADYYISAIPCEKLAAVLTPDVIAADPHLANVAQLRTEWMNGLMFYLKKRVDVTKGHANYVDSGWAITSISEEQFWKRSLSTYGDGTVKDCLSAIISDWTTPGNFNGKSARDCTPEEIAREAWAQIKAHLNDTDKVLDDSMLHSWFLDPAIIDSGTPNVRNDEPLFIQDPGSWNRRPSATTAIDNLFLAGEWIKTDQNVTTMEGANEGGRYAANGVLQASGYSGELVKVVELFQAPWWAVLKKADRSRYQKGWAHALDIFDPRRP, from the coding sequence GTGCCGAGCGATCGCCACCGCCATCCAATGGCGCGTCGGTCCTTTCTGGTAGGGACGGCCACCGCAGCCACTGCGGCTGCCCTGACGGCCCTGCCGCGGCCATCCGCCCGTGCCGCGCCGGGCAAGTCGGTCGCCATCTTCGGTGCCGGCATCGCGGGGCTGACGGCGGCACACGAACTCGTCGATCGTGGATTCAGCGTGACGGTCTATGAACGCAAAGCTCTTGGCGGCAAGGCCCGGTCGATCCCCGTGCCCAACTCGGGCGCGACGCCGCTGCCCGCCGAACACGGCTTCCGATTCTTTCCAGGGTTCTACCGCAACGTCACCGACACGATGCGACGCATCCCCTTTCCCGGTAACGCCCGAGGCACTTGGGATAACCTGACGCGCGCAACGTCGTATCTGCACTCCGGCCTAGGGCGCGCCGACCTGACCATACCGCTGCCGTTTCCCCTCCCGACGGTGCCAAATCCGATCACCCCCAAGGCCTTCATCGAATCGGTTACCACCGTCTTCCAAACGCTGTTCCGACTGCCCCCCTTCGAGGCCGTCTACGCAGCACAGAAGCTCGCGGTCTACGTCACCAGCAGCACCGAGCGCAAACTCGGCCAGTGGGAGAACATGACGTGGGAGGACTACATCGGCGCCGGCCACAAGTCCCCCGAATACAACCGCTATCTCGCCGACGGCATCATCCGCAACCTCGCCGCATCCAAATCCCGTGACGCCAGCGCACATTCGATAGGACTCGTCGGCGAGGCATCGGTCTGGTCGATCCTGATGTTCGGAAACGACACGGACGGCAAGGGATTCGACCGCGTACTCAACGGGCCGACGAGCTCGCAGTGGCTCGACCCGTGGGTCGACCATCTGCGCAATCAGGGAGTCACATTCTTTATCGGCCAGGCCTTGTCGCGGTTGAGCCCGAACGGCCATCACATCGAATCCGCCACCGTCACCGATGCTTTTGGCATACCCCACCAAGTGCAGGCTGACTACTACATCTCGGCGATTCCGTGCGAGAAGCTCGCGGCGGTGCTGACGCCCGATGTGATCGCGGCCGATCCACACCTGGCGAACGTAGCTCAGCTGCGCACCGAATGGATGAACGGCCTGATGTTCTACCTCAAGAAGCGGGTCGACGTCACCAAGGGCCACGCGAACTACGTCGACTCCGGCTGGGCGATCACCTCGATCAGCGAGGAGCAGTTCTGGAAGCGGAGTCTGAGCACCTACGGCGACGGCACGGTGAAAGATTGTTTGTCGGCGATCATTTCGGACTGGACGACGCCGGGAAACTTCAACGGCAAGAGTGCCAGGGACTGCACTCCGGAGGAGATCGCCCGCGAGGCTTGGGCGCAGATCAAGGCCCACCTCAACGACACCGACAAAGTCCTCGACGATTCCATGCTGCACTCCTGGTTCCTCGACCCGGCGATCATCGACTCGGGCACTCCCAACGTCCGCAACGACGAACCGTTGTTCATCCAGGACCCCGGCTCGTGGAACCGCCGCCCCTCGGCCACGACCGCCATCGACAACCTCTTCCTCGCCGGCGAATGGATCAAGACCGATCAGAACGTCACCACGATGGAGGGCGCCAACGAGGGCGGGCGCTACGCGGCCAACGGAGTTCTGCAGGCGTCGGGCTACTCAGGCGAACTCGTCAAAGTGGTGGAGCTGTTCCAGGCTCCCTGGTGGGCGGTGCTGAAGAAAGCCGACCGGTCGCGCTACCAGAAGGGTTGGGCCCATGCCCTGGACATCTTCGACCCCCGCCGGCCGTGA